In a genomic window of Ralstonia nicotianae:
- a CDS encoding AvrD family protein: MQFSCVAALELPSLWSAKGDSKQKPHLSSIDVIELATECTRRVFHQVFGGREFSLESIRKLLVGAGSEPVEEALDAISITGVASRLPDGAYHLRAQISSMSVDVTFSAREEGRPRMTGENRNPISIENVTLNRNALTASAIVLPFQESHDDSWSLSDCFASVAQVGQALLYNLDGIVREASNTLWMRKISMTLFSGIPECNMPQPLYVRLDNSKKLKLGNDYWRSADVFCIFCNTNIVCRVAHKL; the protein is encoded by the coding sequence TTGCAATTCTCGTGCGTCGCGGCACTGGAACTCCCTTCCCTATGGTCGGCAAAGGGCGATTCAAAGCAAAAACCGCATCTGAGCAGCATCGATGTGATCGAACTGGCGACCGAGTGCACGCGCAGGGTCTTTCACCAGGTCTTCGGCGGACGCGAGTTTTCTCTGGAGTCCATCCGAAAGCTCCTGGTTGGTGCGGGCAGCGAGCCCGTGGAAGAGGCGCTGGACGCCATCTCGATCACCGGTGTGGCCAGCCGGCTGCCGGACGGGGCGTACCATCTGCGGGCGCAGATCTCCAGCATGAGCGTCGACGTCACTTTCTCGGCGCGGGAAGAAGGCAGGCCGCGGATGACCGGCGAAAACAGGAATCCGATATCGATCGAGAATGTCACGCTCAACCGGAACGCATTGACAGCCTCGGCCATTGTGCTGCCTTTTCAGGAAAGCCATGACGACAGTTGGTCGCTGTCGGACTGTTTTGCATCCGTGGCGCAGGTCGGACAAGCGCTCCTGTACAACCTGGACGGCATCGTCCGTGAAGCAAGCAATACCCTGTGGATGCGAAAAATCTCAATGACCCTTTTTTCCGGAATTCCGGAATGCAACATGCCACAGCCGCTCTATGTCAGGCTGGATAATTCGAAGAAATTGAAATTGGGAAATGATTATTGGCGCAGCGCCGATGTATTCTGCATCTTCTGCAATACCAATATCGTTTGCCGGGTCGCGCACAAACTCTGA